In Carassius carassius chromosome 14, fCarCar2.1, whole genome shotgun sequence, the genomic stretch ttattaacgaaattattattattttttacatatattactactagctagatggaatattgatttgataggggtctgataattcatatatcacTCCGTTCGAAAAgatgtgattgtcaaaatactaagttagaatgagtgaggaatgtggggactGGGGAGCGACAGAGTGCGTGTTCCactgaacaacaactcccatgagcccacgctctttccctacggcttttgttattattttgatcactgacccctggtggccaaaaatcccatactgtacgtttaaagtgtaactaaacccctgctcagagtcTGACTCCACCCacttgcaatatttgaaaaatgctgaaaagtgggcagatcacagcggagatagaggggacgaaccgagggcggggctgagcgagtgcggcctgatcctgagactcgctgtgacggattgattgacagctgctgtcagagacgctaaaatggagagtgactgtagtgaagcaagtagctttgcaacagagcgatcatttgatttagaggacttttctcccccactttcacctgaagtggagggtgtcgaggtgtctgttcatattaattccagccgctggctcaaactgcggtcttaactccctcaccgtgtcgcttttcagcgcgaactgtatggagaagcccatttccacctccattgcgttggagaagcaatcccgtgtaaaatgcagtttgcacactcgagctctaggcgggaacttgcggtcttccagcccaagtgcatgcaaccactggctcctaattttaaagtctgctggtaaactatgcagtccagcagtgctgtcacaactagcaacacacctccgtaccatcctgaccactgtactaaatacagataaatctacgctaacttgaagatctaaataactatataattgctaagctaaatagatgctataatagtctatccttgactcgttaccaatactcgcaattccagctcctgactcactacagtgattttgatggttttatactgtcaagggcgtggtagctcgtaccaaggggcgtggtgagctggaaagtGCTTacatcacctgccaccgcttacgtcacttgccaccgcaacatccaataggcaaaatcaactgcagtagccaccgttcaacctgaagagggcagcactcacacgtttttacaccatatattgtagaattaaaacactttatactcaaatgtcaaaaaagttactcgaatcaatgaacagcactaataaagccccattcttatagatcattaactaaaaaaagttggtttagggtttagttactctttaagtatCTTACTGATAATTAACTGAAGTCATGTAGAAGTTAAGAAGCTGAgttttaggagcctgatggcctgatGAAAGATCAGTTactccttaattaaattaaatcatcaAGTGAAAATGAAGATGTTTCACATAATTTGTCGTTTTGCTCTATGAATGggaagatttatttaaaataggtaATACCAAGATGGCACTCACGTTAAACGTTTCTGCTGGAGTAGAAACAACGTGGTGCAGCAGCacgaacacagaaaaaaaaacctatgaaTACAATTTTAAAGAAAGGATATGAGTTAATCTTCAAAGCAGGCATAATTATAGTGCATTTTTGTAAACCATGGGTtttaacctgtttttatacagtctatggttttaatGATTAGACGGCAGGatggcttttattttgacattctgCGGCTCGTAGCGGAAGTAATGTGCGTTTTTATTGTGCTTCCTTTTTCATTGCCCCGTGGCGTTCTCTTCCCACATTTATTATGCTCGGTATTCTATTGAACTGCTGCATAAAGAAGCGGTTACCTAGAGCCTCATACAGTCACAACTACCGAGGTAAGTGTCGCACAGTTCCGTGTTTAGTAAACAACTTCAACCTCGACATTTTCTGCCACAAACTACATTGGTAGATTTTCTTTGTGCGAATAGCAAGATTTTTCCATTATCTCTTTTCATCAGGCTGATGAATCAATCAGCCAGATGTTGCCCTGTGCGCATAAAGCTGTATTTCTTTGCTGATTTTCAACCTTAATAAGTATTATTCAGAGTCTTGGGTCCTAAAAGAATTGCGTtacttgtgcttttttttttcttctgatgaaTTTCTCACAGTGTATGGAATAACGTACATTTAGTCGGCAAAATAAACACCAACAGCGTGATCTGAACAGGACTCCGACCTCGCTAATCgccaaattaataatatattaattccacacacacacacatatatatatatatatatatatgcgtgtgtatgtgtgtgtgtatttatacaatacaattttgtattataaatatatagcaCAGTAGATTATACATTATTAATAtggttatataatttttttttattattttgaagatAAACAGCAAGACCCTACAGGCTGTTAAATTATTGTATATATCTTTTATCATAGTCTagtctactgtttttttttttctctgtgcttAGTCTAAATATACTGATAAACAAAATCTGCATTATTTTCATCTTCATTTTAGGTGAGTTATTTCTCTTAAAAGAGGAATATTGTGCAAGCAGGATGACAGTCTGTCAACAGTATATTCACACATCTCTGAGGAATCTGAGCATGTTCAGTGTGCTGTAGTGTGAGGGAGCATGATCACAAGAGAAATGTGACACTACTCCCGCACTCCCTCCGCTTCACTTGGGAATGGATTAATGTGAAAGACTTCATCCTTCCTAAAGGTTACATCTTGTCAGGGTGGGAATGCAAAACAGTGGCTGGTAAAGAGCCCCCTGCCTCTCAGATATGCCCAGACGGGGGCTTCCTCTGCAGGGGCGGGCGCGCTGGCTTCTCCTGGGGATATTTTTGCTCTTGGTACTGCTGCTGTTTGCTTACCTGCTGGAGTGTACGCCGCCTGCGGATGTAAGCAGGGTGCTTCCTGGCCTTGGAGGAGATCCGAATGGAAAGGAGTATTACCAGGCTCTCCTGCAGGAGCAGGAAGAGCGACATCTCAGCCGAGCGGCCAGCCTCAAGAGGCAGATTGCGCAGCTCAAACAAGAACTCCAAGAGATGAGCGAGAAACTGAGGGTACTTCAAGAAAAAAAGGAGGGTCCCGGGCCCCAGAGCCTGATAGATGGCAGAGATCAAGAGCCTGGTGACCTCTTGGAGTACTTGCACTCACAAATCGAGAAGGCGGAGGTGAATACAGGAGCAAGGTTGCCGAGCGAGTACGCACTGGTGCCCTTCGAGAGCTTCACCACCACAAAAGTGTACCAGCTGGAGATGGGCCTGACGCGCCATCCTGAGGAGAAGCCTGTGCGGAAGGACCGGAGGGATGAGCTGGTGGAGGTGATAGAAGCAGGTTTGGATATTATTAATAACCCAGAGGAAGATGACGGACAGGAGGACAACATCCCCATGCAGAGGCAGATGTTCACCGAAAGCCATTTTTTTGAAGGTAAAAGCTGTTCAGAAGACGTATATGCTGCTTTATGTACTTAGCGCACCATGTGGCTAGGAATTTGTGTGTACTTAACAGCTCTTGTTTGTGTTTGAGAATGATAATGGTGGTGTGAACCTTGCCCAGTAATTCGAGCTGCTCTTGTGTACTTGCTATTCTTGGCAGGACTCTACAGGACCGAGAGGGACAAAGGCACACTGTATGAGCTCTACTTTGCTAAAGAGAATTCCCATGAGTACAGCCACATCACCCTCTTTCGTCCGTTCGGGCCCCTCATGAAAGTGAGGAGCACGTCTGTAGACACCGCCAGCACCGTCATTAACATCATAGTGCCACTGTCAGGCCGCACTGAAGCCTTTGTTCAGTTCTTGCACAACTTCAGGTGAGGTGCTCGCTTTAGAATTTGTGGTCATTTTTTGTAGTAATGATGTTTTTGTAGGCTATATGGAAGTTGGCATCATCAGTATTTCAATTAGCTGTTGTATAACTGTAGAAAACAAGCTGTATGACAGACAGACGTTTTTGATTCTTACACATTTTTTCATCATAAAAGTCTTCACAGATAAACGACTTTATGAATTGTGAAGCTCAAGTGCAATTGCCAGAAGTCGAAAGCTAAATGTAGGCTGTAAACAAGCTACACCACAGTCGCATAACTTCAGCCTCCCCACCATTAAGATTCAGACACCCCTTCATAACATCTTTATTTAAAGAACATCACCCCATTTAACCAAAAATCATTTGACTTCAGGAAACTGAAACTTGAAGTTCTAAACTTGTTTCTAGGTTTCGGCCTAAAAATACATCATGTCTGCAGCACACTGCTAATGAAACTCCAAAGAATAATGAATTCCAAAGCAGAAATATCCATTGTCAAAAGTTTAATGAGATATGAAGCACAGATTACACAGAAATCACTTTCAAAGTTGCATCAAATTGCAAAATCTATTTTTACGCATACATAACTGCTGCTTGTGCAGATTCTTATTGACATTTCAAACTAAACTTTTCACAGAGCATGTTAGAGAGATTCTGGGATCATATCTGAgaatgtgtgtcagtgtgttcttgtgtgctgcaaataataTGGTTAAACTTCTAAAAATGTGTGGGTAGCAGCAACACGGAGCCAGTTTTCCCTTGGGAGTTTTGGAAATGTTGTGGTCAGACTGT encodes the following:
- the csgalnact2 gene encoding chondroitin sulfate N-acetylgalactosaminyltransferase 2: MPRRGLPLQGRARWLLLGIFLLLVLLLFAYLLECTPPADVSRVLPGLGGDPNGKEYYQALLQEQEERHLSRAASLKRQIAQLKQELQEMSEKLRVLQEKKEGPGPQSLIDGRDQEPGDLLEYLHSQIEKAEVNTGARLPSEYALVPFESFTTTKVYQLEMGLTRHPEEKPVRKDRRDELVEVIEAGLDIINNPEEDDGQEDNIPMQRQMFTESHFFEGLYRTERDKGTLYELYFAKENSHEYSHITLFRPFGPLMKVRSTSVDTASTVINIIVPLSGRTEAFVQFLHNFREVCVQQDKRVHLTVVYFGQAGLQEVKASLRKMSSEENFSNYTLIPVDEEFSRGRGLDIGAHAWEKGGDVLMFFCDVDIYFTLEFLSTCRLNTAPGKRVFYPVVFSLYNPAIVYGNLEFPPPIENQLIHKKDAGFWRDFGFGMTCQYRSDFLSIGGFDLEVKGWGVEDVHLYRKYLRSDQIVIRTPVSGLFHLWHEKLCADELTPEQYRMCIQSKAMNEASHSHLGMLVFREEIETHLRKQAYKTQSRPAE